A stretch of Rhinopithecus roxellana isolate Shanxi Qingling chromosome 12, ASM756505v1, whole genome shotgun sequence DNA encodes these proteins:
- the AUNIP gene encoding aurora kinase A and ninein-interacting protein, whose product MRRTGPEEEACGVWLDAAALKRRKVQTHLIKPGTKMLTLLPGERKASIYFTQRRAPSTGIHQRSIASFFTLQPGKTNGSDQKSVSSHTESQLNKESKKNATQLDHLIPGLAHDCMASPLATSTTADIQEAGLSPQSLQTSGHHRTELSLLQPDTLDCAGESNTPLAFSFTEDLESSCLLDQKEEKGDSARKWEWLHGSKKNYQSMEKHTKLPGDKCCQPLGKTKLERKMSAKENRQAPVLLQTHRESWNGENIESVKQSSCPVSVFSWDNENNDKDSWSQLFTEDSQGQRVIAHNTRAPFQDVTNNWNCDLGPFPDSSRAQCQEDGPTQNLKPDLLFTQDSEGNQVIRHQF is encoded by the exons aCACATTTAATCAAACCAGGCACCAAAATGCTAACACTCCTTCCTGGAGAAAGAAAGGCTAGTATTTATTTTACTCAAAGAAGAGCTCCATCTACAGGCATTCACCAGAGAAGCATTGCTTCCTTCTTCACCTtgcagccag GAAAGACAAATGGTAGTGACCAGAAGAGTGTTTCATCTCATACAGAAAGTCAGCTCAACAAAGAGTCCAAGAAAAATGCGACCCAGCTAGACCATTTGATCCCAGGCTTAGCACATGATTGCATGGCATCCCCTTTAGCCACTTCAACCACTGCAGACATCCAGGAAGCTGGACTCTCTCCTCAGTCCCTCCAGACTTCTGGCCACCACAGAACTGAGCTATCTTTGCTCCAGCCTGATACTCTAGACTGTGCTGGAGAGAGTAATACCCCATTGGCTTTCTCCTTCACTGAGGACTTGGAAAGTTCTTGTTTGCTagaccaaaaggaagaaaaaggggatTCTGCCAGGAAATGGGAATGGCTTCATGGGTCTAAGAAGAACTATCAGAGTATGGAGAAACACACCAAACTACCTGGGGACAAATGCTGTCAGCCCTTAGGCAAGactaaattggaaagaaagatgtCTGCCAAAGAAAACAGGCAGGCCCCTGTCCTCCTTCAAACACACAGGGAATCCTGGAATGGAGAAAACATAGAATCAGTGAAACAAAGCTCTTGTCCGGTTTCTGTGTTTTCCTGGGACAATGAAAACAATGACAAGGACTCCTGGAGTCAGCTTTTCACTGAAGATTCTCAAGGTCAGCGGGTCATTGCCCACAACACTAGAGCTCCTTTTCAAGATGTAACGAATAACTGGAATTGTGACTTAGGGCCGTTTCCTGACAGTTCCCGGGCTCAGTGCCAGGAGGATGGGCCAACTCAAAATCTGAAGCCTGATTTGCTCTTTACCCAGGACTCTGAAGGTAATCAAGTTATCAGGCACCAATTCTAA